A region from the Diorhabda sublineata isolate icDioSubl1.1 chromosome X, icDioSubl1.1, whole genome shotgun sequence genome encodes:
- the LOC130450953 gene encoding clavesin-2-like translates to MGLGGKQEAEYTFTLPEQDKKIALEELREDDNIREQSLEQMREWIDKHPAIKKCRTDAPFLLRFLRTKKFSVPLACEMVERYLTIRQIYPNWFRNLDCEDPDLAEIINAGYLVPLLERDNGRCVLFSCAANFDPHKYTSAHMIRLHSMVTESLMDDEMNQIHGYTYVNDEGGFSMAHISLWSLRDIRNIVRCVQNTTPMRHKGNHFLNMNSSAAKLFEYSSPLLSEKLRNRLHVYKNADEIFEQIDKKILPKEYGGEVPLQEMVKKFQDFLKTKRESLLALDDLYIEIDEKNCPLVSEMNEELGMGIEGSFKKLTVD, encoded by the exons ATGGGCTTAGGAGGTAAACAAGAAGCAGAATATACATTCACCTTACCTGAACAAGACAAAAAAATTGCTTTAGAGGAGCTAAGAGAAGATGACAATATTAGAGAACAATCTTTGGAGCAAATGCGAGAATGGATTGATAAGCATCCCGcgataaaaaaatgtagaacaG aTGCTCCATTTTTGCTAAGATTCCTTCGTACCAAAAAATTTAGTGTACCATTAGCTTGTGAAATGGTCGAACGCTACCTCACAATAAGACAAATTTATCCCAATTGGTTCCGTAATTTGGACTGCGAGGATCCAGATTTAGCAGAAATAATCAATGCTGGGTATTTGGTGCCCCTGTTAGAAAGAGATAACGGACGATGCGTTTTATTTAGCTGTGCCG CTAATTTTGATCCTCACAAGTATACATCAGCACATATGATTCGTCTCCATAGTATGGTAACGGAGTCACTAATGGATGATGAAATGAACCAAATACATGGATATACTTATGTGAATGATGAGGGTGGTTTTAGTATGGCACACATCTCACTGTGGAGTCTCCGTGATATCAGAAACATTGTTAGATGCGTCCag AATACAACTCCAATGAGACACAAGGGTaaccattttttaaacatgAACAGCAGTGCTGCGAAGTTGTTTGAATACTCTTCACCATTACTTagtgaaaaattgagaaataggCTTCAT gTCTATAAAAATGCGGATGAAATTTTCGAacaaatcgataaaaaaatcttACCAAAAGAATACGGCGGGGAAGTACCCCTGCAGGAAATGGTTAAAAAATTCCAAGATTTCTTAAAAACAAAACGAGAATCACTTTTGGCATTGGATGATCTTTATATAGAAATCGATGAAAAGAATTGCCCTTTGGTATCTGAAATGAACGAAGAACTAGGAATGGGTATAGAAGGCTCTTTCAAGAAACTCACTGTTgattga